From Brassica oleracea var. oleracea cultivar TO1000 chromosome C3, BOL, whole genome shotgun sequence, a single genomic window includes:
- the LOC106335717 gene encoding protein trichome birefringence-like 14 isoform X1, translated as MLGGKSYILRGSVSLALVILILFMITLLVSEDNPLHTSLFDVKRQFTASSSSSSSVCNFAKGRWVKDRNRPLYSGFECKQWLSTMWSCRVMGRPDFSFEGYRWQPQGCNTPNFDRFTFFNRMQNKTIAFIGDSLGRQQFQSLMCMATGGEESPEVQNVGWEYGLVKPKGAIRPDGWAYRFPTTNTTILYYWSASLSDLVPMNNTDPPHLTAMHLDRPPAFMRNYLHRFDVLVLNTGHHWNRGKIEGNHWVMHVNGTQVEGEFLKDIKDAKDFTIRSVAKWLDAQLPLHPRLKAFFRTISPRHFRNGDWNTGGNCNNTVPLSRGSEITGDDYGSVDTAVESSVNGTRIKILDVTALSELRDEAHISGSKLKPRKPKKVSNVTSTTPIVNDCLHWCLPGIPDTWNELFIAQI; from the exons ATGCTTGGTGGGAAAAGTTACATACTCAGAGGCAGTGTATCACTTGCCTTAGTCATCCTCATCCTTTTCATGATAACCCTCCTGGTCTCCGAAGATAACCCGCTTCACACTTCTCTCTTTGATGTGAAACGTCAATTCACAGCTTCTTCTTCTTCTTCTTCTTCAG TTTGTAACTTTGCAAAGGGGAGATGGGTTAAAGACAGGAACCGACCATTGTATTCTGGTTTTGAATGTAAACAGTGGTTGTCAACCATGTGGTCTTGTAGAGTAATGGGCAGACCAGATTTCTCATTTGAGGGTTACAGGTGGCAACCGCAAGGTTGCAACACGCCTAACTTTGATAGATTCACCTTCTTTAATAG GATGCAGAATAAGACGATAGCATTTATAGGAGACTCGTTGGGACGGCAACAGTTTCAGTCTCTCATGTGTATGGCCACGGGTGGTGAAGAGAGCCCAGAGGTTCAGAACGTGGGATGGGAGTACGGTTTGGTGAAACCCAAAGGAGCCATTCGTCCTGATGGTTGGGCTTATCGGTTCCCCACCACAAACACAACCATCTTATACTACTGGTCAGCTAGTTTATCTGATTTAGTACCCATGAACAACACTGATCCACCTCATCTCACTGCAATGCATCTTGACCGTCCACCAGCGTTCATGAGAAACTACCTCCACCGTTTCGACGTATTGGTTCTAAACACCGGCCACCACTGGAACAGAGGCAAGATCGAAGGAAACCACTGGGTGATGCACGTGAACGGAACACAAGTCGAAGGAGAGTTTCTCAAGGACATCAAAGACGCTAAAGATTTCACAATACGCAGCGTTGCGAAGTGGCTGGACGCACAGCTTCCGTTGCATCCGCGTTTGAAAGCTTTCTTTAGGACGATATCTCCGAGGCATTTTAGAAACGGAGATTGGAACACGGGTGGGAACTGTAACAACACGGTCCCTTTGTCTAGAGGAAGCGAGATCACAGGGGATGATTATGGATCGGTTGATACAGCGGTGGAGAGTTCTGTGAATGGGACAAGGATCAAGATTCTCGACGTAACTGCACTCTCTGAGCTGAGAGATGAAGCTCATATCTCAGGGTCTAAACTCAAACCAAGAAAACCGAAAAAGGTGAGTAACGTGACCTCCACTACTCCGATTGTCAACGATTGCTTGCATTGGTGCTTACCTGGGATCCCAGATACTTGGAATGAACTATTCATTGCTCAGATTTAA
- the LOC106335717 gene encoding protein trichome birefringence-like 14 isoform X2: MLGGKSYILRGSVSLALVILILFMITLLVSEDNPLHTSLFDVKRQFTASSSSSSVCNFAKGRWVKDRNRPLYSGFECKQWLSTMWSCRVMGRPDFSFEGYRWQPQGCNTPNFDRFTFFNRMQNKTIAFIGDSLGRQQFQSLMCMATGGEESPEVQNVGWEYGLVKPKGAIRPDGWAYRFPTTNTTILYYWSASLSDLVPMNNTDPPHLTAMHLDRPPAFMRNYLHRFDVLVLNTGHHWNRGKIEGNHWVMHVNGTQVEGEFLKDIKDAKDFTIRSVAKWLDAQLPLHPRLKAFFRTISPRHFRNGDWNTGGNCNNTVPLSRGSEITGDDYGSVDTAVESSVNGTRIKILDVTALSELRDEAHISGSKLKPRKPKKVSNVTSTTPIVNDCLHWCLPGIPDTWNELFIAQI, encoded by the exons ATGCTTGGTGGGAAAAGTTACATACTCAGAGGCAGTGTATCACTTGCCTTAGTCATCCTCATCCTTTTCATGATAACCCTCCTGGTCTCCGAAGATAACCCGCTTCACACTTCTCTCTTTGATGTGAAACGTCAATTCACAGCTTCTTCTTCTTCTTC TTCAGTTTGTAACTTTGCAAAGGGGAGATGGGTTAAAGACAGGAACCGACCATTGTATTCTGGTTTTGAATGTAAACAGTGGTTGTCAACCATGTGGTCTTGTAGAGTAATGGGCAGACCAGATTTCTCATTTGAGGGTTACAGGTGGCAACCGCAAGGTTGCAACACGCCTAACTTTGATAGATTCACCTTCTTTAATAG GATGCAGAATAAGACGATAGCATTTATAGGAGACTCGTTGGGACGGCAACAGTTTCAGTCTCTCATGTGTATGGCCACGGGTGGTGAAGAGAGCCCAGAGGTTCAGAACGTGGGATGGGAGTACGGTTTGGTGAAACCCAAAGGAGCCATTCGTCCTGATGGTTGGGCTTATCGGTTCCCCACCACAAACACAACCATCTTATACTACTGGTCAGCTAGTTTATCTGATTTAGTACCCATGAACAACACTGATCCACCTCATCTCACTGCAATGCATCTTGACCGTCCACCAGCGTTCATGAGAAACTACCTCCACCGTTTCGACGTATTGGTTCTAAACACCGGCCACCACTGGAACAGAGGCAAGATCGAAGGAAACCACTGGGTGATGCACGTGAACGGAACACAAGTCGAAGGAGAGTTTCTCAAGGACATCAAAGACGCTAAAGATTTCACAATACGCAGCGTTGCGAAGTGGCTGGACGCACAGCTTCCGTTGCATCCGCGTTTGAAAGCTTTCTTTAGGACGATATCTCCGAGGCATTTTAGAAACGGAGATTGGAACACGGGTGGGAACTGTAACAACACGGTCCCTTTGTCTAGAGGAAGCGAGATCACAGGGGATGATTATGGATCGGTTGATACAGCGGTGGAGAGTTCTGTGAATGGGACAAGGATCAAGATTCTCGACGTAACTGCACTCTCTGAGCTGAGAGATGAAGCTCATATCTCAGGGTCTAAACTCAAACCAAGAAAACCGAAAAAGGTGAGTAACGTGACCTCCACTACTCCGATTGTCAACGATTGCTTGCATTGGTGCTTACCTGGGATCCCAGATACTTGGAATGAACTATTCATTGCTCAGATTTAA
- the LOC106335720 gene encoding uncharacterized protein LOC106335720, whose product MASFEGFEPVFGEVVPERSDPGSGLLRRCLFHVYASDSFHLTVHVTDFISGAWETILSVSQLDDMRDTVGIGGTWSEFLDYTVASLKSENVKLLLGDHSISKGVESARLVSQKAKGMPRIVVTLTKMAESSASEAMATLSLELFRSFKRKQHLQGETSTSAAATDEKDKRDASHNQPERYSGKLDVMAPSIDNRQDSPAKQSTREANIIKPSKRVPAHRRTRKRGALLQDSDEEDG is encoded by the exons ATGGCGAGTTTCGAGGGATTCGAACCCGTATTCGGAGAAGTCGTACCCGAACGCTCGGATCCGGGTTCGGGTCTACTCCGGCGGTGTCTCTTCCACGTCTACGCTTCCGATTCGTTTCACCTCACCGTCCATGTGACGGACTTTATCTCCGGGGCCTGGGAGACGATCCTCTCCGTCTCGCAGCTAGACGATATG AGGGATACTGTTGGCATTGGTGGAACGTGGTCTGAGTTCCTCGATTACACTGTCGCTTCTTTGAAATCCGAAAACGTGAAGCTTCTCCTTGGTGATCATTCAATTTCCAAAG GTGTAGAGAGTGCGAGGTTAGTTTCTCAGAAGGCCAAAGGAATGCCTCGCATAGTTGTTACTCTAACAAAGATGGCTGAATCATCTGCTAGTGAGGCAATGGCAACTCTGTCTCTCGAGTTGTTCAGATCATTCAAGAGAAAGCAACACTTACAAG GGGAAACGAGCACTTCAGCTGCGGCAACTGATGAAAAG GATAAGAGGGACGCTTCCCATAACCAACCGGAACGATACTCTGGAAAACTAGATGTTATGGCTCCATCAATAGATAACCGGCAAGACTCTCCCG CCAAGCAATCAACTCGAGAAGCTAATATAATAAAGCCTTCTAAACGAGTGCCTGCTCACCGGAG AACCCGTAAACGAGGTGCTCTTCTGCAGGACTCAGATGAAGAGGACGGCTAA
- the LOC106335719 gene encoding SAL2 phosphatase produces MSYEKELAAAKKAVSLAARLSQGVQKTLLQSEVWTKSDRTPVTAADFGSQALVSIVLERELQPATFSLVAEEETGELRKQGSEVFLEGITKLVKDTLASEESYADSPPLSTEDVLNAIDCGKSEGGCSGYHWVLDPIDGTRGFVRGEQYAVGLAFLVEGKVVLGVMACPNLLLASAVGETDMSSKENVGCLFFATAGLGAYVQPLKGHSLPQKVRVSSNENLEEAKFLESYHKPIPIHSSIAEKLGITALPVRMDSQAKYAAVSRGDAEIYLRFTLSGHRETIWDHAPGFIITTEAGGVVCDAAGKSLDFSKGKYLDHKTGIIVTTKKLKPCVLKAVREAMEEEKLISETHNPNCTLSVCV; encoded by the exons ATGTCTTACGAGAAAGAGCTAGCCGCTGCAAAGAAAGCCGTTTCTCTAGCTGCTCGTCTCAGCCAA GGAGTACAGAAGACTCTGTTGCAGTCCGAAGTATGGACAAAATCAGACAGAACTCCGGTTACTGCAGCTGATTTTG GGTCACAAGCTCTTGTTAGTATTGTATTAGAGAGGGAGCTCCAACCTGCAACCTTTTCATTGGTAGCAGAAGAG GAAACCGGAGAACTGCGGAAGCAGGGAAGTGAGGTGTTTCTAGAAGGTATTACGAAGCTAGTGAAAGATACTCTAGCTTCTGAGGAATCATACGCAGACTCTCCTCCTCTATCCACAGAAGATGTGTTGAACGCTATAGACTGCGGTAAATCAGAAGGTGGTTGCAGTGGTTACCACTGGGTTCTTGATCCTATAGATGGAACCAGAGG ATTTGTGAGAGGAGAGCAGTACGCTGTGGGATTAGCGTTCCTTGTGGAAGGCAAAGTGGTGCTTGGTGTCATGGCTTGTCCGAATCTTCTTTTAGCTTCTGCGGTTGGTGAGACAGACATGTCTTCCAAGGAGAATGTTGGCTGTCTTTTCTTTGCTACAGCTGGTTTAGGGGCCTACGTGCAACCGCTTAAAGGCCATTCTCTGCCACAGAAG GTACGAGTGAGTAGCAATGAGAATCTTGAAGAAGCAAAGTTCTTAGAATCATACCACAAACCAATTCCCATCCATAGTTCCATTGCCGAG AAACTTGGGATCACAGCATTACCAGTAAGGATGGATAGCCAAGCAAAGTATGCAGCAGTGTCCAGAGGAGACGCAGAGATATATTTGCGTTTCACTCTAAGTGGACACCGTGAGACTATATGGGACCATGCCCCTGGTTTCATCATCACAACAG AAGCTGGAGGCGTGGTTTGCGATGCTGCAGGGAAGTCTCTGGACTTCTCGAAAGGAAAATATCTTGATCACAAGACAGGGATCATTGTTACCACCAAGAAACTCAAGCCATGCGTTTTGAAGGCAGTCAGAGAAGCCATGGAAGAGGAGAAACTCATTTCTGAAACGCACAACCCAAACTGTACTCTATCTGTATGTGTCTGA
- the LOC106331533 gene encoding probable SAL3 phosphatase produces the protein MSYDEMLAAAKKAVSLAARLSNEVRKSLLVSDVWNKSDDSPVTVADYGSQAVVSIVLERELKNENEPVSLVAEEDSAELRKVAAETVLARITELVKDTLASDESYASSPLSSDDVLTAIDSGKSEGGPKGRHWVLDPIGGTRGFIRGEQYAIGLALLVEGKVVLGVMACPKLPLASTAAGINANKSSPEKVGCLFFGAVGTGAYVQSLNALDSPPVKVEVSSNDDPAKASFFESYHTPVPIHNTIATKLGIKESPIKINSQTKYAALSRGDGEVYLRFTRKARPESIWNHAAGSILVSEAGGKVTDAAGNPLDFSKGKYLDYKRGIVVTTQKLLPRLLKAVRESLKEEEEEEEKAASLKLH, from the exons ATGTCTTATGATGAGATGCTTGCTGCTGCGAAGAAAGCCGTCTCTCTCGCTGCTCGCCTAAGCAAC GAAGTGAGGAAATCTCTGTTGGTGTCTGACGTCTGGAACAAATCAGATGATAGTCCTGTCACTGTTGCTGATTATG GGTCTCAGGCTGTGGTTAGCATTGTTCTTGAAAGGGAACTCAAGAATGAAAATGAACCTGTGTCTTTAGTGGCTGAAGAG GATTCTGCTGAGCTGAGGAAAGTTGCTGCTGAGACAGTTTTGGCACGTATTACAGAGCTTGTTAAAGATACTCTTGCATCTGATGAATCATACGCTTCTTCTCCTTTGTCTTCCGATGATGTCCTCACCGCCATTGACTCTGGCAAATCAGAAGGAGGCCCCAAGGGTCGCCATTGGGTCTTGGATCCTATTGGTGGCACCAGAGG ATTTATAAGAGGAGAACAGTATGCAATAGGATTAGCATTGCTGGTGGAAGGCAAGGTAGTGCTTGGTGTAATGGCTTGTCCTAAGCTTCCTTTGGCTTCTACTGCTGCTGGTATTAACGCAAACAAGTCTTCACCTGAGAAAGTGGGTTGCCTTTTCTTTGGCGCGGTTGGCACTGGGGCTTATGTCCAGTCACTCAATGCTCTCGACTCTCCTCCTGTCAAG GTGGAGGTAAGCAGCAATGATGATCCGGCCAAAGCGAGTTTCTTTGAGTCATACCACACACCTGTCCCTATCCATAACACCATTGCTACG AAACTGGGGATAAAGGAATCTCCAATAAAGATCAACAGTCAGACAAAGTATGCAGCTTTATCTAGAGGTGATGGAGAGGTGTACTTGAGGTTTACCCGCAAAGCTAGACCCGAATCAATATGGAATCACGCCGCTGGATCAATCCTAGTTTCAG AAGCTGGAGGCAAAGTGACTGATGCAGCAGGGAATCCATTGGATTTTTCGAAAGGGAAGTATCTTGATTACAAGAGAGGTATCGTTGTCACGACGCAGAAACTGTTGCCAAGGCTTTTGAAAGCGGTGAGGGAATCACTTAAAGAAGAGGAGGAGGAAGAAGAGAAAGCTGCTTCTTTGAAACTTCACTGA